One window from the genome of Erwinia sorbitola encodes:
- the pepN gene encoding aminopeptidase N: MTQLPQAKNRHDYRAPDYTITDIDLTFNLDAATTQVTAVSQIKRLGASDAELRLDGEDLTLISLYVNDQPWPHYHQEEGALVLQQLPDSFTLKIVNNIHPDKNTALEGLYKSGEALCTQCEAEGFRHITWYLDRPDVLARFTTTIIAEQTLYPFLLSNGNRIDAGQMEDGRHWVKWQDPFPKPCYLFAVVAGDFDVLRDSFRTRSGRDVALEIFVDRGNLDRADWAMTSLKNSMKWDEERFGLEYDLDIFMIVAVDFFNMGAMENKGLNVFNSKYVLAKAETATDKDYLGIEAVIGHEYFHNWTGNRVTCRDWFQLSLKEGLTVFRDQEFSSDLGSRAVNRIDNVRVMRGSQFAEDASPMAHPIRPEQVIEMNNFYTLTVYEKGSEVIRMLHTLLGEENFQKGMQLYFERHDGSAATCDDFVQAMEDASNVDLSQFRRWYSQSGTPVLSVRDDYNPELEQYTLHVTQMTPPTADQKEKLPLHIPLDIELYDGEGKVIPLQHNGHPVHNVLNVTEAFQTFVFDNVYFQPVPSLLREFSAPVKLDYNWSDAQLTFLMRHARNDFSRWDAAQSLMANYIKINVARQQQGQPLSLPLHVADAFRAVLLEENSDPALMALILSLPGENEIAELFDIIDPQANAVVREALVRTLATELEDELLAVYYANQTPEYRIEHADIGKRSLKNVCLSYLAFADAEQADKLVSAQYHHANNMTDTVAALSAATAAQLPCRAALFADFDERWHQDGLVMDKWFALQATSPAADVLTQVRALLNHRSFTLSNPNRIRSLIGAFASANPSAFHAADGSGYQFLVEILSDLNTRNPQVAARMIEPLIRLKRYDAGRQALMRKALEQLKGLDNLSGDLFEKITKALNA; this comes from the coding sequence ATGACGCAACTGCCACAAGCCAAAAATCGCCATGATTATCGTGCGCCTGATTACACTATTACTGATATAGATCTGACATTTAACCTTGATGCGGCGACCACCCAGGTTACCGCTGTCAGCCAGATCAAACGGTTAGGGGCCAGCGATGCTGAACTGCGCCTGGATGGCGAAGACCTTACGCTGATTTCGCTCTATGTTAACGACCAGCCCTGGCCACATTATCACCAGGAAGAGGGCGCGCTGGTACTGCAACAGTTGCCGGACAGCTTCACCTTAAAGATTGTTAATAACATTCATCCGGATAAGAACACCGCGCTGGAAGGTCTGTATAAATCCGGCGAGGCTCTGTGCACCCAGTGTGAGGCTGAAGGTTTCCGCCATATCACCTGGTATCTCGACCGCCCTGATGTTCTGGCACGATTCACCACCACCATTATTGCTGAACAGACGCTCTATCCGTTCCTGCTGTCCAACGGTAATCGCATTGATGCCGGGCAGATGGAAGATGGTCGTCACTGGGTTAAGTGGCAGGATCCGTTCCCGAAACCTTGCTACCTGTTTGCCGTGGTCGCCGGTGATTTTGATGTACTGCGTGACAGCTTCAGAACCCGTTCAGGTCGCGATGTAGCGCTGGAAATATTTGTCGATCGCGGCAACCTTGACCGCGCAGACTGGGCCATGACATCGCTGAAAAACAGCATGAAGTGGGATGAAGAGCGCTTTGGTCTGGAGTACGACCTCGATATCTTTATGATTGTCGCCGTCGATTTCTTCAATATGGGAGCCATGGAGAACAAAGGACTGAACGTCTTTAACTCCAAATACGTGCTGGCTAAAGCCGAAACCGCCACCGATAAAGATTATCTCGGCATTGAGGCGGTGATTGGTCACGAATATTTCCACAACTGGACGGGGAATCGCGTTACCTGCCGTGACTGGTTCCAGCTCAGTCTTAAAGAGGGGCTGACGGTGTTCCGCGATCAGGAGTTCAGCTCCGATCTCGGCTCACGCGCGGTCAATCGCATTGATAACGTTCGCGTCATGCGTGGTTCACAGTTTGCTGAAGATGCCAGCCCGATGGCGCACCCGATCCGCCCGGAGCAGGTAATCGAGATGAACAACTTCTACACCCTGACGGTGTATGAAAAGGGTTCTGAAGTTATTCGTATGCTCCACACCCTGCTGGGTGAGGAAAACTTCCAGAAAGGGATGCAGCTCTATTTCGAGCGCCATGACGGCAGTGCAGCCACCTGCGATGACTTTGTACAGGCTATGGAAGATGCCTCTAACGTTGATCTGTCGCAGTTCCGTCGCTGGTACAGCCAATCAGGAACGCCAGTGCTGTCCGTTCGTGACGACTATAACCCGGAACTGGAGCAGTACACCCTGCATGTCACGCAGATGACGCCACCAACCGCCGATCAGAAAGAGAAGCTTCCGCTGCATATCCCGCTGGATATTGAGCTGTACGATGGCGAAGGCAAGGTTATTCCATTGCAGCACAACGGCCATCCGGTGCATAACGTGCTGAATGTGACTGAAGCGTTCCAGACCTTTGTTTTTGATAATGTCTATTTCCAGCCGGTACCTTCGCTGCTGCGTGAATTCTCCGCGCCGGTAAAACTGGACTACAACTGGAGTGATGCACAGTTAACCTTCCTGATGCGTCATGCACGTAATGACTTTTCGCGCTGGGATGCAGCACAAAGTCTGATGGCGAACTACATCAAAATTAACGTGGCGCGTCAGCAGCAGGGGCAGCCACTGTCGCTGCCGCTGCATGTGGCGGATGCGTTCCGTGCCGTTCTGCTAGAAGAAAACAGCGATCCGGCATTGATGGCGCTGATTCTGTCGCTGCCGGGTGAAAATGAGATTGCCGAGCTGTTCGATATCATCGATCCGCAGGCCAATGCGGTAGTGCGTGAGGCGCTGGTGCGTACGCTGGCGACGGAACTGGAAGATGAGCTGCTGGCTGTTTATTACGCCAATCAGACGCCGGAATATCGTATTGAACATGCGGATATTGGCAAGCGTTCGTTGAAAAATGTCTGCCTGAGCTATCTGGCATTTGCTGATGCAGAACAGGCCGATAAGCTGGTGAGCGCACAGTATCATCATGCGAATAACATGACGGATACCGTGGCGGCGCTGTCAGCAGCAACGGCGGCACAGCTGCCATGCCGTGCAGCGCTGTTTGCTGATTTTGATGAACGCTGGCACCAGGATGGTCTGGTTATGGATAAATGGTTTGCCCTGCAGGCCACCAGCCCGGCAGCAGATGTGCTGACCCAGGTACGTGCGCTGCTAAATCACCGCTCTTTCACCCTGAGCAACCCGAACCGCATACGCTCGC
- the pncB gene encoding nicotinate phosphoribosyltransferase, protein MTRHASPILTTLLDTDAYKLHMQQAVFHRYYDVTVTAEFRCRGDDMLGIYVDEIKQQIDMMAALTLTEDEFTYLSGLPFFTADYLNWLRGFRYDPAQVQVHNVQGRLDIRISGAWREVIMWEVPLLALISEVVHRHRSPLVTPQMAVARLKEKLAQFADLTADLDMSRFRLMDFGTRRRFSHDVQLAIVSTLKQDFPWLVGSSNYEMARKLDIMPVGTQAHEWFQAHQQISPVLANSQRAALQSWLEEYPDQLGIALTDCITMDAFLRDFGLEFASAYQGLRHDSGDPLEWGEKAIAHYQQLGIDPMSKTLVFSDNLDLDKAVELYRHFGQRINVIFGIGTRLTCDIPQVKPLNIVIKLVECNGKPVAKLSDSPGKTICHDQAFVRALRKAFDLPLVKKAS, encoded by the coding sequence ATGACACGACACGCTTCCCCTATTTTGACCACGCTTCTCGATACCGACGCCTACAAACTCCATATGCAGCAGGCGGTGTTCCATCGTTATTACGATGTCACTGTCACCGCCGAGTTTCGCTGCCGGGGTGATGATATGCTGGGAATTTATGTCGATGAAATAAAACAACAAATCGATATGATGGCTGCACTGACTCTGACGGAAGATGAGTTCACTTATCTCTCAGGGTTGCCATTTTTCACCGCTGATTACCTTAACTGGTTACGTGGCTTCCGCTACGATCCTGCTCAGGTACAGGTGCACAATGTCCAGGGCAGACTGGATATCCGCATCAGCGGTGCGTGGCGTGAGGTGATCATGTGGGAGGTGCCACTGCTGGCTCTGATCAGTGAAGTGGTACACCGCCATCGCTCACCGCTGGTTACGCCGCAAATGGCCGTCGCGCGCTTAAAAGAGAAACTTGCACAGTTCGCTGATCTGACCGCCGATCTTGATATGTCGCGCTTCCGCCTGATGGATTTTGGTACGCGTCGTCGTTTTTCACACGATGTGCAGCTGGCGATCGTCAGCACCCTGAAACAGGATTTCCCGTGGCTGGTCGGCTCCAGTAACTACGAGATGGCACGCAAACTGGATATTATGCCGGTGGGTACTCAGGCCCATGAGTGGTTCCAGGCGCATCAGCAGATTAGCCCGGTGCTGGCCAACAGCCAGCGTGCGGCACTGCAATCCTGGCTGGAGGAGTATCCGGATCAGCTGGGTATAGCCCTGACTGACTGCATCACGATGGATGCTTTCCTGCGCGATTTCGGCCTTGAATTCGCCAGTGCCTATCAGGGACTGCGCCATGATTCCGGCGATCCGCTGGAGTGGGGTGAAAAAGCGATTGCTCATTATCAGCAGCTGGGTATCGACCCGATGAGTAAAACGCTGGTGTTTTCCGACAATCTTGATCTGGATAAAGCCGTGGAGCTATACCGCCACTTTGGTCAGCGGATTAATGTTATTTTCGGTATTGGCACCCGCCTGACCTGCGATATTCCCCAGGTTAAACCGCTAAATATTGTTATTAAGCTGGTGGAGTGTAACGGAAAACCGGTGGCCAAACTCTCAGACAGCCCTGGTAAAACCATTTGCCACGATCAAGCCTTTGTACGCGCCCTGCGCAAGGCGTTTGACCTGCCTCTGGTAAAAAAAGCCAGCTAG
- the asnS gene encoding asparagine--tRNA ligase, whose translation MSVVPVADVLHGRVAVDSEVTVRGWVRTRRDSKAGISFIAVYDGSCFNPVQAVVNNSLNNYQEDVLRLTTGCSVVITGKVVESPGEGQSFEIQATSVEVVGWVDDPDTYPMAAKRHSIEYLREVAHLRPRTNLIGAVARVRHTLAQALHRFFDEQGFFWVSTPLITASDTEGAGEMFRVSTLDLENLPRTPEGKVNFDEDFFGKEAFLTVSGQLNGETYASAISKIYTFGPTFRAENSHTSRHLAEFWMLEPEIAFANLDDNAALAEAMLKYVFKAVLAERADDMAFFAERVDKDAISRLERFVTTDFAQVDYTEAVEILIASGQKFENAVSWGIDLSSEHERYLAEKHFKAPVVVKNYPKDIKAFYMRLNDDGKTVAAMDVLAPGIGEIIGGSQREERLDVLDARLAEMGLNKEDYWWYRDLRRYGTVPHSGFGLGFERLIAYVTGVQNVRDVIAFPRTPRNATF comes from the coding sequence ATGAGCGTTGTGCCTGTAGCGGATGTACTGCACGGCCGGGTCGCGGTTGACAGTGAGGTCACCGTACGCGGTTGGGTGCGTACACGAAGAGATTCAAAAGCTGGTATTTCATTTATCGCCGTTTATGACGGCTCCTGCTTTAATCCCGTTCAGGCTGTCGTCAATAATTCTCTGAATAATTATCAGGAAGACGTATTGCGCCTGACCACCGGCTGTTCGGTGGTAATTACCGGTAAAGTAGTTGAGTCTCCGGGTGAAGGTCAGAGTTTTGAAATTCAGGCCACCAGCGTGGAAGTGGTTGGCTGGGTGGATGATCCGGATACTTACCCAATGGCGGCCAAACGCCATAGTATTGAATACCTGCGTGAAGTGGCCCACCTGCGCCCGCGTACCAATCTGATTGGTGCCGTTGCCCGTGTGCGTCATACGCTGGCCCAGGCGCTGCATCGTTTCTTTGACGAGCAGGGTTTCTTCTGGGTTTCTACGCCGCTGATCACCGCTTCAGATACTGAAGGTGCTGGCGAGATGTTCCGCGTATCCACGCTGGATCTTGAAAACCTGCCGCGCACGCCGGAAGGAAAAGTGAACTTTGACGAAGATTTCTTCGGTAAAGAAGCGTTCCTTACCGTATCAGGTCAGCTGAACGGCGAGACCTATGCCAGTGCAATCTCCAAAATCTACACATTCGGCCCGACTTTCCGTGCTGAAAACTCCCACACCAGCCGCCACCTGGCGGAGTTCTGGATGCTGGAGCCGGAAATAGCCTTTGCCAACCTTGACGATAATGCAGCGCTGGCAGAAGCAATGCTCAAGTACGTATTTAAAGCCGTACTGGCAGAGCGCGCTGATGACATGGCCTTCTTCGCTGAACGCGTAGACAAAGATGCGATTTCACGCCTTGAGCGTTTTGTGACTACTGATTTCGCCCAGGTAGATTACACCGAGGCTGTAGAGATCCTGATAGCCTCCGGCCAGAAGTTCGAAAACGCTGTTTCATGGGGTATCGACCTCTCTTCTGAGCATGAGCGTTACCTGGCAGAGAAGCACTTTAAAGCACCTGTGGTCGTGAAGAACTACCCGAAAGATATTAAAGCTTTCTATATGCGTCTGAACGACGACGGCAAAACCGTGGCGGCAATGGATGTTCTGGCACCAGGAATTGGCGAGATTATCGGTGGTTCGCAGCGTGAAGAGCGTCTGGATGTACTGGATGCGCGACTGGCTGAGATGGGTCTGAATAAAGAAGATTACTGGTGGTATCGTGACCTGCGTCGTTACGGCACTGTTCCACATTCAGGTTTCGGCTTAGGTTTCGAACGATTAATAGCCTATGTCACCGGAGTACAAAATGTAAGGGATGTTATCGCCTTCCCACGCACTCCACGTAACGCTACCTTCTGA
- the ompC gene encoding porin OmpC — translation MMKRNILAVVIPALLAAGAANAAEIYNKDGNKLDLYGKVDARHTFTNSNGADGDASYVRFGFKGETQINDQLTGYGQWEYNIQANVAENQGTEGSKTRVGFAGLKFAEFGSFDYGRNYGVGYDPLAWTDVLPVFGGDTGISDNFMVGRSNGLATYRNTNFFGLVDGLDFALQYQGKNEESANGRDAADANGDGWGSSVTYTSPIGVAVTGAYTKSDRTDGQQAARFANGSKSAEAWSTAVKYDANNVYLAAMYGETRNSTWISGTLNGTAASGAVNKEQKFETVAQYQFDFGLRPSLAYVQDKAKDVEGIGDVDLYKYISVGSYYYFNKNMSTYVDYKINLVDEDDATRNLGVNTDNTVGVGLVYQF, via the coding sequence ATGATGAAGCGCAACATTCTTGCAGTAGTGATCCCAGCACTGTTGGCTGCTGGTGCCGCTAACGCAGCAGAAATCTATAACAAAGATGGCAACAAACTGGACCTGTACGGTAAAGTTGATGCGCGTCACACTTTCACTAACAGCAACGGTGCTGATGGCGACGCTTCTTATGTTCGCTTCGGCTTCAAAGGTGAAACCCAGATTAACGACCAGCTGACCGGTTACGGCCAGTGGGAATACAACATTCAGGCAAACGTTGCTGAAAACCAGGGTACCGAAGGTTCTAAAACTCGTGTTGGTTTCGCTGGTCTGAAATTCGCTGAGTTTGGTTCATTCGACTATGGCCGTAACTACGGTGTAGGTTACGACCCACTGGCATGGACTGACGTGCTGCCAGTATTCGGTGGTGACACTGGTATCTCTGATAACTTCATGGTTGGCCGTTCTAACGGTCTGGCTACTTACCGTAACACCAACTTCTTCGGTCTGGTTGATGGTCTGGACTTCGCTCTGCAATATCAGGGTAAAAACGAAGAGAGCGCAAATGGTCGTGACGCAGCTGACGCGAACGGCGACGGCTGGGGTTCATCTGTAACCTACACCTCCCCAATCGGCGTAGCGGTAACTGGTGCTTACACCAAGTCTGACCGTACCGATGGTCAGCAGGCTGCTCGTTTTGCGAACGGCAGCAAATCAGCAGAAGCATGGTCTACTGCGGTTAAATATGATGCGAACAATGTTTACCTGGCAGCAATGTATGGTGAAACTCGCAACTCTACCTGGATCTCTGGCACCCTGAACGGTACAGCAGCATCTGGCGCAGTAAACAAAGAGCAGAAATTCGAAACTGTGGCTCAGTACCAGTTCGATTTCGGTCTGCGTCCTTCCCTGGCATACGTGCAGGACAAAGCTAAAGATGTTGAAGGTATCGGTGACGTTGACCTGTACAAATACATCTCTGTTGGTAGCTACTACTACTTCAACAAAAACATGTCTACCTATGTTGATTACAAAATCAACCTGGTTGACGAAGATGACGCGACCCGTAACCTGGGCGTGAACACTGACAACACCGTTGGTGTTGGCCTGGTGTATCAGTTCTAA